The following DNA comes from Desulfovibrio inopinatus DSM 10711.
TAAGCCAACGTCTCCAGTACATCCCCCTCTCCCGTGCTGCATGATATTGACGCTTCATCATGATTCCATCACAATGAATAGGAAAGACTTTATCAAGAACACACTTCATCGAAAAGACGATGCCTCACAACATTTTCACCCCATCTCCTCCTGTTTCCTCCGTCTGGAAAACGCGTATTAGGCATTTGGCACGCCATATTTTTCAATCACGTTGCCACAGTTGTGGCATCCCCATGGAACACGATGCTACGCACATTCCTTTCTCTTCAAAACTCCAGTTGTGCCCAGCCTGCCACAAACGCCTTGCTCCTCGTCGAAATGGATTTTGCCCAATTTGTGGCCACATGGAGCCGGACGAAATACCCTCACCTGCCACCTTTTGTACCGCCTGCCGGGAACACCGTCCCGCCTGCGCCAACGTGGTGTTTTATGGGTGTTACGAGGATTTGATGCGAGATCATATTCTTCGTTTCAAATTTGCAGGCGATTTCGCTTCCGGACGGCTCTTGGCACACTGCATGATAAACGCTTGGCTAACCCGTAAACTGCCCGAAAAACCGAACGTACTGGTTCCGATTCCGCTCCATCCAACCCGATTACGACAACGCGGCTTCAACCAAAGCTTGGAACTTTGCCGCCACCTGCGCTCAGCACTTCAACTGCCTATCAGCTCATCCGCTATTCGTCGTATCCGTCAAACCACACCACAATCGCAACTCTCCGCATCGCAACGCCATACAAATCTTATCAATGCCTTTCAAACAAATCCCAATCGTGTTGTTCGGAAAATCGTTTTACTCATCGACGACGTTGCAACAACCAACTCGACCTTGGAGGAAGCAGCTCAAGCTCTTCTCCGCGCTGGTGCGACTCGGGTTTTGGCGTTAGTTGCAGCCAAAGCACAATAGTAAAATGACTGGACTTTCCTTTTTGCAATGATTATGAAATTCAAAATCATGTTTTTCATACCAAAAAACGATAAAATCAAGCTCCCCTTTCTTTCCGCGTATCGCATTGCCTTCAAGCTACTGAAGACGTATGATTGGGAGCCCTCATGGAAGGAGTTGCCCCAATGGAATTGTTTCTTTCGTTTTTGAGTGCATCTTGGAGTATCCTTACGGAATCGGCCTTCTATATATTTTTGGGTTGTTTCGCCGCAGGGATGCTCAAAGCATTTTTACCACGTGATTTCGTGTCCTCGCACCTTGGAAAGCCCGGCCCGGCATCGGTAATCAAAGCAGCCATTCTTGGCGTGCCGTTACCGCTCTGAAGCTGTGGCGTTGTCCCGGCGGCTGCCGGGATTCGAGATCAAGGTGCCGGTAAAGGCGCCGTCGCGTCATTTCTCGTCGCCACACCGGAAACCGGTGTGGACTCGATCGCTGTGACCTATGCACTACTGGACCCGCTCATGACGATTCTCCGACCCATTACAGCGGTTATCACAGCCATTGTAGCCGGTCTGGGCGTCGAAGCATTGGATAAACACGCGACGAACACATCATCGCCCACACCAACACCTCCCCCTCTGGGAGGACTTCATGCCTCTCAGGATTTATTGAGTCCATTCGATCCATCGCAAGCAGCTCGCCTCGATGAACTCCCTCCTCCACCGACAAAACCGACAATTGTACAGCGCCTCCATACCGCAATGGACTATGGATTCGTTGAACTCCTCGGTGATATCGGTTCCTGGTTTCTCATTGGCGTCGCATTGGCCGGTGCGGTCTCGGCATTTATGCCTGACGACCTTATCGCATCGGTGCTCGGACGAGGCTTTATGCCCATGTTGGCGACTTTAGCATTGTCATTGCCGCTATACATCTGCGCAACGGCCTCGACACCGGTTGCTGCGGCACTGGCAGCTAAAGGTCTCACACCAGGAGCAGCGATGGTTTTCCTTGTGGCCGGACCGGCAACAAACATCGCGGCCCTGACTGTCACGGGGAAGCTGTTGGGGAAAAAGGCTTTGGCAGTATACCTTGCCGCCATTGTCATCTGTACGTTGCTCATGGGAAGCCTTGTCAATTTCATCTATGATCTTCTCGGCATCGACATCACCACCTGGCTTGCCGGAAACGAAGCTCACGGCCC
Coding sequences within:
- a CDS encoding ComF family protein, whose amino-acid sequence is MRDHILRFKFAGDFASGRLLAHCMINAWLTRKLPEKPNVLVPIPLHPTRLRQRGFNQSLELCRHLRSALQLPISSSAIRRIRQTTPQSQLSASQRHTNLINAFQTNPNRVVRKIVLLIDDVATTNSTLEEAAQALLRAGATRVLALVAAKAQ